ATTAAAACTTATCTAAGCGGCATACATATACCCACATCAGCCATCTAGGGCCCCGTGCAAAAATACTCCCGTCTCGTGCACCCATCTAGGGAATCCGATAGCATAAAACTTCACGTGAATGGGGCGTTAGGATGGCAGGAATTTCGCAACCGGGGAGTGCTTTAGGAAGCAGAATCCTCGTTGTAGATGACTATCTCGACATACGTATTCTTCTGGAACGAACAATCCGGAGAGACGGTCACCAAGTGCTCGTAGCCGCTGATGCTGAGAGCGCAATGGATATGCTCGCAAGCAATCCCGTGGATGTCGTTCTCACAGACGTTGAACTCCCGGATCAAAACGGGCTTGAGTTAACTCGCTCCATCAAGCAGGCATACCCTGATACAGAAGTCATCGTCGTCACCGGTCACGCAACCATGGAAGTTGTTGCCCGCGCACTTCACCTTGGAGCATTCGACTACATCTCAAAGCCATTCAACGACTTGGCCCTCGTCCGAGCTGCCGTCAACCGTGCTCTCGAAAAACTAAGCCTACGTCAACAGATTGATGAACAAGTCGTTGAGCTTAAAGGTCAGATTGAAGAGCGCAGGGCTGTAGAAGCGCAACTCGTTCAAGCGAGAGAAAAAGCTGAGTTGGCCGTAGAAGCCAAGAGCCTCTTCCTCGCAAGTATGAGTCACGAAATTAGAACGCCCATGAACGGCGTGATTGGCATGACCGACCTCTTATTGCGAACAGAGTTATCGGAAAGGCAACGTCGCTTCATCGAAACCATACGTCGCTCCGGAGACGCACTGCTGACCATCATTGATGACATCTTAGATTGGTCAAAAATTGAAGCCGGTAAACTTAACCTACAATCCATCGACTTTGACCTTAAGCGAACCGTTGATGACGTAACTGAACTGCTAAGCAATCAAGCACGCCCAAAAGGCTTACTCTTAGAAGTCGATATTGCTCCAACTGTTCCGACTGCCCTCAATGGAGATCCCGGTAGACTCCGTCAGATTCTCACGAACCTCTTAGGTAACGCGATTAAATTTACCGATGAAGGATCCGTTCGCATTGAGGTTAGTATCCGGGAAGAGTCCGACAACGATGCGTTGGTGTATTTTGGTGTTGTTGATAGCGGCGTGGGTATTAGCCAGGAAAACCAAGACAAGCTCTTCCAATCATTTGTTCAAGTGGACGGTAGCTACACCCGGCAGCATGGCGGAACTGGATTGGGGCTGGCCATCAGCCGCCAACTCTCAGAACTGATGGGTGGTACCATCGGGGTGAAAAGCGAAATAGGAACCGGAAGTACCTTCTGGTTTACCACCCGGCTTCAAAAACAAATCGGCTCTGGACAAGGTCTATCATCAGCCGAGTTAAAGCTCGACCGTCATAGGATTCTCATTATAGACGGCGACGAAAATACTCGAAGCCTACTTACTGAGCTTCTACAAAGTTGGGGTATTTCCACAGGCAGCGCGGCCAGTGGTAAAGAAGGTCTCCAGACCTTAGAACGGGCTCACCAAGAAGGTGCACCATTTGATACTGTGTTGCTTGATCTGCAGCTTCCAGGCATCGACGGTCTTGAAATTGCCCGGCGCGTGAAATCATCCGAAAATCTTCAAGGCACCAATCTCATCACGCTCACCTCCGTTACGCAGCGGGGTCACGGTAATCAGGTCTATGAAGCAGGCATCGTTGGCTACTTACCCAAGCCGGTCCGTGCTTTTGAGCTACATGAAGCACTCTACGAACTCGACTCCTTACGTGCGCAGCATGGAAATGATTTCCCGCTGATCACCCGTCATAGCATCGCCGAAAATAAAGTGGCTCAAAAAAGTATCGAACGCATTTTAATTGCTGAAGACAATATTGTGAATCAAGAAGTCACCCGTGAAATGGTAGAAGAACTCGGCTACGAGTCTGTGGTCGTCGAAAACGGACAGGAAGCGTTAGAACAAGAACTCACCGGACTCTACTGTGCTATCCTCATGGACTGTCATATGCCGGAGATGAATGGTTTTGAAGCAACTCAAGCCATACGTGAACGAGCAGGTTCTCATAACCGGATTCCTATCATCGCGCTCACCGCAGCGGCTATGGCTGAAGATAAACAAAAAGCGATGGAAGCGGGCATGGATGATTACCTGTCCAAGCCAGTTCGACCCGATACTCTCAAAACAATGCTTCACAAGTGGACATCAGCACCGGGCTCCGATGATAAGGCCAGCTTTGAACCTGCTCTGCTTGACTCATCCAAAAAACGGGGAAAGATTCAACTTGAGATCTTCATTGCGCAACTTGAAATTTTCATTGAGATCATTGGGGCCGCCTATGAAGCGGGTAATGCAAAAGGGCTAAGTTCCGAAGGGAAAGCATTGGAGCGCAGTGGAGCAGAAATTGGCTCACCCAAGATTATCAACCTGGCTCGAGACCTACAATTGGTAGCTGCATCGACGAAATTAGATGTGGTTCAATCGGTAATTGATGATTTAAAAGAGACGTGCGGCGAGCTCACCGAGCATTGCCAAACCGTCAGCGCTCACTAAGCCATCAACCCGGGACGAGTAAATCACGAAAAGCTTTATGAGCAACCGTTAAGCGCTGGTTGAGCTCGTCCCATTTTTCAGCCCCTCCATCTACGGTCCCAGACTCACCAAGCTGCTCTAAGTCTGATGCGATTTCTGCAACTCTAGCTGCACCGATCGAACTGCTGGCACTTTTGAGTGAATGGGCGGACTCCTCAAGAGCCTTCGTTTCCCCGGCCTCTATATTTTCCTTGATCACACCCAGCAGCCGCTTAG
The Deltaproteobacteria bacterium genome window above contains:
- a CDS encoding response regulator translates to MAGISQPGSALGSRILVVDDYLDIRILLERTIRRDGHQVLVAADAESAMDMLASNPVDVVLTDVELPDQNGLELTRSIKQAYPDTEVIVVTGHATMEVVARALHLGAFDYISKPFNDLALVRAAVNRALEKLSLRQQIDEQVVELKGQIEERRAVEAQLVQAREKAELAVEAKSLFLASMSHEIRTPMNGVIGMTDLLLRTELSERQRRFIETIRRSGDALLTIIDDILDWSKIEAGKLNLQSIDFDLKRTVDDVTELLSNQARPKGLLLEVDIAPTVPTALNGDPGRLRQILTNLLGNAIKFTDEGSVRIEVSIREESDNDALVYFGVVDSGVGISQENQDKLFQSFVQVDGSYTRQHGGTGLGLAISRQLSELMGGTIGVKSEIGTGSTFWFTTRLQKQIGSGQGLSSAELKLDRHRILIIDGDENTRSLLTELLQSWGISTGSAASGKEGLQTLERAHQEGAPFDTVLLDLQLPGIDGLEIARRVKSSENLQGTNLITLTSVTQRGHGNQVYEAGIVGYLPKPVRAFELHEALYELDSLRAQHGNDFPLITRHSIAENKVAQKSIERILIAEDNIVNQEVTREMVEELGYESVVVENGQEALEQELTGLYCAILMDCHMPEMNGFEATQAIRERAGSHNRIPIIALTAAAMAEDKQKAMEAGMDDYLSKPVRPDTLKTMLHKWTSAPGSDDKASFEPALLDSSKKRGKIQLEIFIAQLEIFIEIIGAAYEAGNAKGLSSEGKALERSGAEIGSPKIINLARDLQLVAASTKLDVVQSVIDDLKETCGELTEHCQTVSAH
- a CDS encoding Hpt domain-containing protein — translated: MSDETLDMSIVAVLQRIKKVGFFPNLVDVFEEDSKRLLGVIKENIEAGETKALEESAHSLKSASSSIGAARVAEIASDLEQLGESGTVDGGAEKWDELNQRLTVAHKAFRDLLVPG